A part of Tardiphaga sp. vice304 genomic DNA contains:
- a CDS encoding LysR family transcriptional regulator — protein MNSKQLEYFSKIAELGSYRRASDCLRIAQPALTRQIKMLETELGVELFHRHSDGITPTAAGALLLERARFILRQTEQARADVMAEGTIPRGTVAFGAPPSIASVLFCRLSKLYLSLYPDVRLRFYEGVGHLADWLNSNEIDLAVLPNGRLADVRNFDLHSFVGEAVYLVGPPGEFAEGSSCSVEDVVRRPLVLTTPPSTVRGWLDNFVDQHGGQLRIVAETESMRLQHSFVQAGLGYALLPYSAVSPSHVTNTVSLCQVDGWSLTRVLAWRNDRPLTPAVRCMIDLTEQEMRKLLASGAFGADHHVRRAS, from the coding sequence GTGAACAGTAAGCAGCTCGAATATTTTTCGAAGATTGCCGAACTCGGCAGCTATCGTCGCGCCTCCGATTGCCTGCGGATCGCCCAGCCGGCGCTGACCCGCCAAATCAAGATGCTGGAGACCGAACTCGGCGTGGAGTTATTCCATCGGCACAGCGACGGAATCACGCCGACTGCGGCCGGAGCCCTGCTGCTAGAACGCGCGCGCTTCATTCTTCGGCAGACCGAACAGGCCCGCGCCGACGTGATGGCGGAGGGAACGATCCCACGCGGCACAGTCGCCTTCGGCGCACCGCCGTCGATTGCCAGCGTGCTGTTCTGCCGGTTGTCGAAACTCTATCTTTCGCTTTATCCCGACGTGCGGCTACGCTTCTACGAAGGCGTCGGCCATCTTGCCGACTGGCTCAACAGCAACGAGATCGACCTTGCCGTCCTTCCGAACGGGCGCCTGGCAGATGTGCGCAACTTCGACCTGCACAGCTTCGTTGGCGAAGCGGTCTATCTTGTCGGCCCGCCGGGCGAGTTCGCCGAGGGATCAAGCTGCAGCGTGGAGGACGTGGTCAGACGGCCGCTGGTGCTGACCACGCCGCCGAGTACGGTGCGCGGCTGGCTCGACAATTTCGTCGACCAGCACGGCGGACAGCTCAGGATCGTGGCCGAGACGGAAAGCATGCGGCTGCAGCACAGCTTCGTTCAGGCCGGACTCGGCTATGCGTTGCTTCCCTACAGTGCGGTATCGCCGAGCCATGTGACGAATACGGTTTCGCTGTGCCAGGTCGACGGGTGGAGTCTCACCCGCGTTCTGGCATGGCGAAACGATCGGCCGCTCACGCCGGCGGTACGCTGCATGATAGACCTGACCGAGCAGGAGATGCGCAAGCTGCTGGCGTCGGGCGCGTTCGGCGCCGACCATCACGTCCGGCGCGCGTCGTGA
- a CDS encoding CocE/NonD family hydrolase encodes MDKGDAGVRLTQDNMLIEIDVPIAMDDGVVLRADIFRPVEAGNYPVIISYGPYGKGLPFQTGYKTAWDIMACEHPDAVAGTSSKYANWEVVDPEKWVPDGYAVVRVDSRGAGRSPGYLDHHSRRETQDFYDCIEWAGAQPWSNGKVGLNGISYYATNQWRVAGLAPPHLAAICVWEGYADRYRDATHHGGIACTFQKNWQEMQVKSVQHGRGDNGPRSPLTGDTVCGPSTLSEQEMEHNRSKLWPEIIDNAFDGDFYRVRSADWAKVKVPLLSCGNWGGQGLHLRGNIEGFVHAASEQKWLEMHGGSHWALFYTDYGVDLQKRFFDRFLKGKQNGWEKQPPVQLQIRYPGEKFVLRHEGEWPIARTNWSRAYLYGETLVAEAPQGGAAQVTFDATGEGVTFRAPPLKESLEITGPLAAKLYVSSSTVDADVFLIFRVFDRAGDEVVFQGALDPHTPVAQGWLRASHRELDPVRSLPYRPWHAHASAQPLVPGDIYELDIEIWPTSIVIPAGYSYGLTVRGTDYEYAGPAATLSNMKNPMKGCGPFVHDDPEDRPSDIFGGKTTLHIGGRHAPYVLLPIVPPKQES; translated from the coding sequence ATGGACAAGGGCGATGCCGGCGTTCGGCTGACGCAGGACAACATGCTCATCGAGATCGACGTTCCGATTGCGATGGATGACGGTGTGGTGTTGCGGGCCGACATCTTCCGGCCCGTCGAGGCCGGCAATTATCCTGTCATCATCAGTTACGGCCCTTACGGCAAGGGCCTGCCGTTCCAGACCGGCTACAAGACGGCCTGGGACATCATGGCGTGCGAGCACCCGGACGCCGTGGCGGGGACCTCCAGCAAGTACGCCAATTGGGAAGTGGTCGATCCCGAGAAGTGGGTGCCCGATGGTTACGCGGTGGTGCGCGTCGACAGTCGCGGTGCCGGCCGGTCGCCGGGCTATCTGGACCATCATTCGCGGCGCGAGACCCAGGACTTCTACGATTGCATCGAATGGGCAGGCGCGCAGCCGTGGTCGAACGGTAAGGTCGGCCTCAATGGCATTTCCTATTACGCCACCAATCAATGGCGCGTGGCCGGCCTGGCCCCGCCGCATCTTGCTGCGATCTGCGTCTGGGAAGGCTATGCCGACCGCTACCGCGACGCCACGCATCACGGCGGCATCGCCTGCACCTTCCAGAAGAACTGGCAGGAAATGCAGGTCAAATCGGTGCAGCACGGACGCGGCGACAACGGTCCGCGCTCGCCGTTGACCGGCGACACCGTCTGCGGTCCGTCGACGCTGTCCGAGCAGGAGATGGAGCACAACCGCTCGAAGCTGTGGCCGGAGATCATCGATAACGCGTTCGACGGCGACTTCTATCGGGTGCGCTCCGCCGACTGGGCAAAGGTCAAGGTGCCGCTGCTGTCCTGCGGCAATTGGGGCGGTCAGGGCCTGCATCTGCGCGGCAATATCGAGGGCTTCGTCCATGCAGCCTCGGAGCAGAAATGGCTCGAGATGCATGGCGGCTCGCACTGGGCACTGTTCTACACCGATTACGGCGTTGATCTGCAGAAGCGTTTCTTCGATCGCTTCCTCAAGGGAAAACAGAACGGGTGGGAAAAGCAGCCCCCCGTGCAACTGCAGATCCGCTATCCCGGCGAGAAATTTGTGCTCCGCCATGAAGGCGAGTGGCCGATCGCCCGTACCAACTGGAGCAGGGCCTATCTGTACGGCGAGACGCTGGTCGCTGAGGCTCCGCAAGGTGGCGCGGCGCAGGTGACGTTCGACGCGACCGGCGAGGGTGTGACCTTCCGCGCGCCGCCGCTCAAGGAATCGCTCGAGATAACCGGTCCGCTCGCCGCAAAGCTGTACGTGTCGTCGTCCACCGTGGACGCGGACGTGTTCCTGATCTTTCGGGTGTTTGACCGGGCGGGCGACGAGGTCGTGTTCCAGGGCGCTCTGGACCCTCATACGCCGGTGGCGCAGGGCTGGCTCCGCGCCTCGCACCGCGAACTCGATCCTGTCCGGTCCCTGCCGTACCGGCCGTGGCATGCCCATGCCAGCGCGCAACCGCTGGTGCCGGGCGACATCTATGAACTCGACATCGAAATCTGGCCGACATCGATCGTGATCCCCGCCGGCTACAGCTATGGGCTGACCGTCCGCGGCACCGACTACGAATACGCCGGACCGGCGGCGACGCTGTCGAACATGAAGAACCCGATGAAGGGCTGCGGCCCGTTCGTCCACGACGATCCGGAGGATCGTCCTAGTGACATCTTCGGCGGCAAGACCACGCTGCATATCGGCGGCCGGCACGCGCCGTATGTGCTGCTTCCAATCGTTCCGCCGAAGCAGGAATCCTGA
- a CDS encoding ABC transporter substrate-binding protein codes for MLSVHQSRGQSLPTIRLGNAAGIVDPQLIFMTMGQHPKIDYYKQEGCALDIINMSGSGQTMQAIIAGHVETSSLAPIAYLPVFAKNPNVDVVYVYAWLRSPHWGVAVKPDSAIKSLQDLKGKNIGIRNKGDTGYFGAVGMLKEIGIDPDKDVEWISVDQGGPAGDALYRGRVDAMAFWDGGFARMETAGFKLRYLPNSPGMQQLFGQAYCVRRSDFKKNRDVYVRFFRAMAKSTVFAYADTDLAIKLHWDLYPETKPKGKTDQEAMAEARVVVNSRREKWMPAPWQADKRFGAMNADEWRAQLKFLGLEGTVPSVDPIFTADILDDVNNFDRDKVLALVKTLSS; via the coding sequence ATGTTGTCGGTTCATCAGAGCCGCGGTCAGAGTCTGCCGACCATCCGCCTCGGCAATGCCGCCGGAATCGTCGACCCCCAGCTCATCTTCATGACGATGGGCCAGCACCCCAAGATCGACTATTACAAACAGGAAGGCTGCGCGCTCGACATCATCAACATGAGCGGCTCGGGCCAGACCATGCAGGCGATCATCGCTGGCCATGTGGAGACCTCGTCGCTCGCTCCGATCGCTTATCTTCCGGTTTTTGCCAAAAATCCCAATGTGGACGTGGTCTACGTCTATGCCTGGCTGCGTTCGCCGCATTGGGGCGTTGCCGTCAAGCCGGACAGTGCGATCAAATCTCTGCAGGACCTCAAGGGCAAGAATATCGGTATCCGCAACAAGGGCGATACCGGCTATTTCGGCGCCGTCGGCATGCTGAAGGAAATCGGCATCGACCCCGACAAGGACGTCGAGTGGATCTCGGTCGATCAGGGCGGCCCGGCCGGCGATGCGCTGTATCGCGGTCGCGTCGACGCCATGGCGTTCTGGGACGGCGGTTTCGCGCGCATGGAGACCGCGGGCTTCAAGCTCCGTTATCTGCCGAACTCGCCGGGAATGCAGCAGTTGTTCGGGCAGGCCTATTGCGTCCGCCGCTCGGACTTCAAGAAGAATCGTGACGTCTATGTTCGCTTCTTTCGCGCCATGGCGAAGTCGACGGTGTTCGCTTATGCCGACACCGATCTGGCCATCAAGCTGCACTGGGACCTCTATCCGGAGACCAAGCCCAAGGGTAAGACCGACCAGGAAGCGATGGCCGAGGCACGTGTGGTGGTGAACAGCCGCCGCGAAAAGTGGATGCCGGCGCCGTGGCAGGCCGACAAACGCTTCGGAGCGATGAATGCCGACGAGTGGCGAGCCCAACTCAAGTTTCTCGGACTCGAAGGCACGGTCCCCAGCGTCGATCCGATCTTCACCGCCGACATCCTCGACGACGTCAACAATTTCGACCGCGACAAGGTGCTGGCGCTGGTCAAGACGCTGAGCAGTTGA
- a CDS encoding CocE/NonD family hydrolase → MDDGLHLRGNVFRPKAEGRYPVIMAQGVYGKDAHFEDAFSVQWGKLLAIYPDLCENGSTGRYLRWETVDPERWVPFGYVVVQVDARGTGKSPGYLDPRSPREIQDYCCSIEWAGTQPWSNGKVGLAGISYYAFTQWAVAALKPPHLVAIMPWEGYVDYYRDGSHHGGIYANAFTSAWWPRQVLVNQHGNGDTTYFDRDTNQPSTGPALRPDQLEANRTDYPADLLRHRLDDAWYQERTPDLSRISIPVLSAGNWGGPGVHMRGNVEGFLNVASTDKWLSMHIGTHWDSFYLPEYVAIQRRFFNRFLKGENNGWDQEPRVQLAIRRPESTIRGPNTAAFRMENEFPLARTQWTRFYLDAQSSAVSTVKPDHASALEYEAWGEGVTLLSPPFAEETEFTGFVTAHLFLSSSTDDMDIFATIRIFDPRSQEVVFTGAHEPTPVTRGWLRASHRKLDPKRTLPYRAFHAHDEIQKLDPRRIYEVDVELWPTCIVFPKGYRLALTLMGKDFEFPGTPGRLLHNHPVDRPAGVASTNTICTGGDQASYLLMPLIPSAS, encoded by the coding sequence ATGGACGACGGCCTGCACCTTCGCGGCAACGTGTTCCGTCCTAAGGCCGAAGGTCGCTATCCTGTGATCATGGCGCAGGGCGTCTACGGAAAGGACGCCCATTTCGAGGACGCCTTTTCCGTGCAATGGGGCAAGCTGCTCGCGATCTATCCCGACCTTTGCGAAAACGGTTCGACGGGACGCTATCTGCGCTGGGAGACCGTCGATCCCGAACGCTGGGTGCCGTTCGGCTACGTGGTCGTTCAGGTCGATGCGCGCGGTACCGGCAAATCGCCGGGCTATCTCGATCCCCGCTCGCCGCGCGAGATCCAGGACTACTGCTGTTCGATCGAATGGGCGGGAACGCAACCCTGGTCGAACGGCAAGGTGGGCCTTGCCGGAATTTCCTATTACGCCTTCACGCAGTGGGCCGTCGCCGCGCTGAAACCGCCGCATCTCGTCGCCATAATGCCCTGGGAAGGCTACGTGGACTACTACCGCGACGGCAGCCATCACGGCGGCATCTATGCCAATGCTTTTACCTCGGCCTGGTGGCCGCGCCAGGTGCTGGTCAACCAGCACGGCAACGGCGACACCACCTATTTCGACCGCGACACCAACCAGCCAAGCACCGGACCCGCGCTGCGCCCTGACCAGCTCGAGGCCAACCGGACCGATTATCCGGCGGACCTGCTGCGCCACAGATTGGATGACGCCTGGTATCAGGAACGCACGCCCGATCTCAGCCGGATCTCGATCCCGGTGCTGTCCGCGGGCAACTGGGGTGGCCCCGGCGTTCACATGCGCGGCAATGTCGAAGGCTTCTTGAACGTCGCCTCGACGGACAAGTGGCTGTCGATGCACATCGGCACCCATTGGGACAGCTTCTATCTGCCGGAATACGTTGCAATCCAGCGCCGTTTCTTCAATCGTTTTCTCAAGGGCGAGAATAACGGCTGGGATCAGGAGCCGCGCGTGCAACTCGCAATCCGTCGGCCCGAGAGCACCATTCGCGGACCGAACACCGCGGCGTTCCGCATGGAGAACGAATTTCCGCTCGCGCGAACGCAGTGGACGAGGTTTTACCTCGATGCACAGTCTTCCGCAGTGTCGACGGTGAAACCCGATCACGCAAGCGCGCTGGAGTACGAAGCGTGGGGCGAGGGCGTCACGCTGCTGTCGCCGCCTTTTGCTGAAGAGACCGAGTTCACCGGTTTCGTCACCGCGCACCTTTTCCTATCGTCGTCCACCGATGACATGGACATTTTTGCCACCATCCGCATCTTTGATCCGCGGAGTCAGGAAGTTGTTTTCACGGGCGCTCATGAGCCAACTCCCGTAACCCGCGGCTGGCTGCGTGCGTCGCATCGTAAACTCGATCCCAAACGCACGCTCCCTTATCGGGCGTTTCATGCCCATGACGAAATTCAGAAGCTCGATCCCCGCCGGATCTACGAGGTCGACGTTGAACTCTGGCCGACCTGCATCGTCTTCCCCAAAGGATATCGCCTTGCCCTGACACTGATGGGGAAAGATTTCGAATTTCCCGGAACGCCCGGGCGACTGCTGCATAACCACCCCGTCGACCGGCCTGCCGGCGTGGCCAGCACGAATACGATCTGCACCGGCGGCGACCAGGCGTCGTATTTGCTGATGCCACTGATTCCGAGCGCATCGTGA
- a CDS encoding CocE/NonD family hydrolase, whose amino-acid sequence MSNKNEIRDGMRIDWDVPITMEDGVVLRADIFRPLNDAPCPALVTYGPYGKGLAFQQGYKTAWEIMERDYNDALEGTSNRYQNWEVPDPEKWVPDGYACVRIDSRGAGRSEGFLAVHGPQETRDFAACIEWIGSQPWCSGKVGLNGISYYAANQWRVASLRPKHLAALCIWEGFADNYRDATHHGGILSVFRKNWQDMQVKTVQHGVGERGARSVVTGELVCGPETLSEEVLAANRADMPRELLTHHLDGDYYWSQAGDMAKIEVPLLSAGNWGGQGLHLRGNVEGFVNAASTQKWLEMHGGAHWAEFYTDYGLALQKCFFGHFLKGEATGWEQQPKVQLQIRRPGLTKFPVRAENEWPLARTQWTKFYFDPDTRALTTDVPTSSTTLAYDAMGDGLTFMSAPLEQEMEITGPSAAKLFLSSATADADVFLVLQVFDPEGTEVVFYGALDPHTPIGQGWLRASHRKLDSSRSKPYRPYHAHDELQPLTPGVSTELDVEIWPTCIVIPRGYRFGLCVRGKDYVWAGAATSLSNMKRPMTGCGPFVHDDPEDRPAEVFGGENTLHFAPDNAPFVLLPVIPQTQS is encoded by the coding sequence ATGTCCAACAAAAATGAGATCCGCGACGGCATGCGGATCGATTGGGATGTTCCGATCACGATGGAAGACGGCGTCGTCCTGCGTGCCGACATCTTCCGCCCGCTGAATGATGCGCCATGCCCCGCGCTCGTCACCTACGGTCCATACGGCAAAGGTCTGGCGTTTCAGCAGGGCTACAAGACGGCCTGGGAAATCATGGAGCGCGACTATAACGACGCGCTCGAGGGCACGTCGAACAGATACCAGAACTGGGAAGTTCCGGATCCCGAGAAGTGGGTCCCGGATGGCTACGCCTGCGTACGTATCGACAGCCGCGGCGCCGGACGGTCGGAAGGGTTTCTCGCGGTGCATGGCCCGCAGGAAACCCGGGATTTTGCGGCGTGTATCGAGTGGATCGGGTCGCAGCCGTGGTGCAGCGGCAAAGTAGGCCTCAACGGCATCTCCTACTATGCCGCTAACCAGTGGCGGGTCGCCTCGTTGCGGCCGAAGCATCTGGCTGCCTTGTGCATCTGGGAAGGCTTTGCAGACAACTACCGCGATGCAACGCATCACGGCGGCATCCTCTCAGTGTTCCGCAAGAACTGGCAGGACATGCAGGTGAAAACCGTGCAGCACGGCGTCGGCGAGCGAGGCGCGCGCAGTGTCGTTACTGGCGAACTCGTCTGCGGGCCGGAGACGCTGTCCGAGGAAGTTCTGGCCGCTAACCGCGCCGATATGCCGCGCGAATTGCTGACCCATCATCTTGATGGAGATTATTACTGGTCGCAGGCCGGCGATATGGCGAAGATCGAGGTGCCCTTGCTCAGCGCCGGCAACTGGGGCGGCCAGGGTCTGCATTTGCGCGGCAACGTCGAAGGTTTCGTCAACGCGGCGTCGACGCAGAAGTGGCTCGAGATGCATGGCGGCGCGCACTGGGCCGAATTTTATACCGATTACGGGTTGGCGCTGCAGAAGTGCTTTTTCGGTCATTTCCTGAAGGGCGAGGCGACCGGCTGGGAGCAGCAGCCGAAGGTGCAGTTGCAGATCCGGCGGCCGGGCCTGACCAAGTTTCCGGTGCGCGCGGAAAACGAGTGGCCGCTCGCGCGCACGCAGTGGACGAAGTTCTACTTCGATCCGGACACACGCGCGCTGACCACCGACGTCCCCACATCCAGCACGACGCTCGCCTATGACGCGATGGGCGACGGTCTCACTTTCATGTCCGCACCGCTCGAGCAGGAGATGGAAATCACCGGCCCGTCCGCCGCAAAGCTGTTCCTCAGTTCGGCAACCGCGGACGCCGACGTGTTCCTGGTGCTGCAGGTGTTCGATCCCGAGGGCACGGAAGTCGTGTTCTACGGAGCGCTCGATCCACATACGCCGATCGGGCAGGGCTGGCTGCGCGCGTCGCATCGCAAGCTCGATTCGTCGCGCAGCAAGCCCTATCGTCCCTACCACGCCCACGATGAGCTTCAACCGCTGACGCCCGGCGTCAGCACCGAACTCGACGTGGAGATCTGGCCGACCTGTATCGTGATCCCGCGCGGTTACCGCTTCGGCCTCTGCGTGCGAGGCAAGGATTATGTCTGGGCGGGCGCGGCGACGAGCCTGTCGAACATGAAGCGGCCGATGACCGGCTGCGGGCCGTTCGTGCATGACGATCCCGAAGATCGCCCGGCCGAGGTCTTCGGCGGCGAGAACACGTTGCATTTCGCACCGGACAACGCACCCTTCGTTCTGTTGCCGGTAATCCCGCAGACACAGAGCTGA
- a CDS encoding Bug family tripartite tricarboxylate transporter substrate binding protein — protein sequence MTPRSSQLTEAPDARARTRKSANPPTTASQWRTIMVFFGARYRNCLSRTLLTICASLTVGASAASAEDYPDRSLKIVQPFAAGGSTDVLARGLAQKLSEYLRQPVIVEARPGANGIIATQAVAKSPPDGYTILLTTGSFTANPQVASKPPYDVFKEFKPITQLAGSYGLALLTNLPANSVAELVSDAKKAAKPLSYATSGAGNLTHIAGRLFELRTGLDLTAVPYNTPAMLSDVMTGTVSMTFNSLFTAVPMVGQKQIKALAITGDRRSPALPDTPTMAEAGMKDYNLTGYFGILFPAGVPADRVERIYRETMRALETPEVRKLIEENGLYVVGSSPDEFAAYIKQDFDYQKKLMDEVGLRPN from the coding sequence GTGACGCCGCGCAGCAGTCAGTTGACCGAAGCGCCGGATGCTCGCGCCCGCACGCGAAAGTCAGCGAACCCGCCTACGACGGCCAGCCAGTGGAGAACGATCATGGTTTTTTTCGGCGCGCGCTATCGCAACTGCTTGTCTCGAACCCTGTTGACGATCTGTGCGTCGTTGACCGTGGGCGCATCGGCGGCCTCGGCCGAAGATTATCCTGACCGTTCGCTCAAAATCGTGCAGCCTTTTGCCGCCGGAGGCTCGACCGACGTCCTCGCCCGTGGCCTGGCGCAGAAGCTCAGCGAGTATCTGCGCCAGCCGGTGATCGTCGAGGCGCGGCCCGGTGCCAATGGCATCATTGCCACGCAAGCCGTCGCAAAATCTCCGCCGGACGGCTACACGATCCTGCTCACGACCGGCTCCTTCACTGCGAATCCGCAGGTCGCGAGCAAACCGCCATACGATGTCTTCAAGGAGTTCAAGCCGATCACGCAACTGGCCGGTTCCTATGGACTGGCTCTGCTCACTAACCTGCCGGCGAATTCGGTGGCGGAACTCGTCTCTGATGCGAAGAAGGCGGCAAAGCCGCTCTCCTATGCGACGTCCGGCGCCGGCAACCTGACCCATATCGCGGGCCGGCTGTTCGAGTTGCGAACCGGGCTCGACCTCACGGCGGTACCCTACAACACGCCCGCCATGCTTTCCGACGTCATGACCGGCACCGTCAGCATGACCTTCAACTCGCTGTTCACGGCTGTTCCGATGGTAGGGCAGAAGCAGATCAAGGCGCTGGCCATCACTGGCGACCGCCGGTCGCCGGCGCTTCCCGATACGCCGACCATGGCGGAAGCGGGCATGAAGGACTACAATCTGACGGGATATTTCGGCATTCTGTTCCCGGCCGGCGTCCCGGCCGACCGGGTCGAGCGTATCTACCGGGAAACAATGAGAGCGCTCGAGACGCCTGAAGTCAGGAAGCTGATCGAAGAGAATGGTCTTTACGTGGTTGGCTCATCCCCCGACGAGTTTGCTGCCTATATCAAGCAGGACTTCGACTATCAGAAAAAACTGATGGATGAGGTCGGACTCCGGCCTAACTGA
- a CDS encoding M24 family metallopeptidase, which translates to MTADAIFPRFSDAEYRRRYAAVRAEMAKRGIDAVIAAGDSAFRFSNHANVQWLTNWLDPYAAYAVITLEQDPILVISNPLYLHTARRASVATEIHGVYTPGKTMGERLTELGLGSGTIGLAGVRNVGRASMAFEHQRDLTAAMPNALFVDALDVMQEARRIKSAEEIGWFEKGAEYTDRAVMAIDGSLREDMPEFELSARIQESFLDDGGSLMFHFLGATPMTAPELIFPWQYPSTRRTRAGDVLLTEISVGHWGYAGQVQRAYTVNAAPTAAFQRLHDTAVECYQRIFEALKPGASERDILDAARFVERQGYKTLDVLIHGWGITIEPPRADLSCAMIKRECLPFTVEEGMLFVIQPHIVSGDETCGVQVGNLVCVDGDGARSLQKAPMDFFRSRSAS; encoded by the coding sequence ATGACCGCCGACGCGATCTTTCCGCGCTTCAGCGACGCCGAGTACCGCCGTCGCTATGCGGCGGTGCGAGCGGAGATGGCGAAGCGCGGCATCGATGCAGTGATCGCCGCGGGCGACTCGGCGTTCCGGTTTTCGAACCACGCCAACGTACAATGGCTGACCAATTGGCTCGATCCCTATGCCGCTTATGCGGTAATCACGCTGGAGCAGGATCCCATCCTGGTGATTTCCAATCCGCTGTACCTGCACACGGCGCGGCGGGCCTCGGTCGCGACGGAGATCCACGGCGTCTATACGCCCGGCAAGACGATGGGCGAGCGCCTGACTGAACTTGGTCTCGGGAGCGGTACGATTGGCCTAGCCGGCGTCCGTAACGTTGGACGAGCGTCGATGGCATTCGAGCATCAACGCGATCTGACGGCTGCGATGCCGAACGCCCTCTTCGTCGACGCGCTGGACGTCATGCAGGAGGCGCGGCGGATCAAGAGCGCGGAGGAGATCGGCTGGTTCGAGAAAGGTGCGGAGTATACCGATCGAGCAGTAATGGCCATTGACGGCAGCCTGCGCGAGGACATGCCGGAGTTCGAGCTCTCGGCGCGCATCCAGGAATCGTTCCTCGACGATGGCGGCTCGCTGATGTTTCATTTTCTCGGCGCAACGCCGATGACGGCGCCCGAGCTGATCTTTCCCTGGCAGTACCCCTCGACGCGCCGGACCCGCGCCGGCGATGTTCTCCTGACCGAGATCAGCGTCGGCCATTGGGGATATGCCGGGCAGGTGCAGCGCGCCTATACCGTGAACGCGGCCCCGACTGCCGCCTTCCAGCGCCTGCATGACACCGCCGTCGAGTGCTATCAGCGCATATTCGAGGCTTTGAAGCCGGGAGCATCGGAACGCGACATTCTGGACGCGGCGCGCTTCGTTGAGCGACAGGGCTACAAGACGCTCGACGTCCTGATCCACGGCTGGGGTATCACCATTGAGCCGCCGCGCGCTGATCTGTCCTGCGCCATGATCAAGCGCGAGTGCCTGCCGTTCACCGTCGAGGAAGGCATGCTGTTCGTCATCCAGCCGCATATCGTCTCAGGTGACGAGACCTGCGGCGTCCAGGTCGGCAATCTCGTTTGCGTCGACGGCGACGGAGCGCGGTCGCTGCAGAAGGCGCCCATGGATTTTTTCAGATCGCGAAGCGCATCCTAG
- a CDS encoding ornithine cyclodeaminase family protein: MTMPLFLDEAAIAPLIDMADAVDCLEQAFKRWRDPGVVNMVRSRARPPHGVLNLMGAVDGPAGVYGYKSYFAAAASVRFHIALHSVADGRLLVLMESSLFSQVRTGAASGLATKLLARPNASTLALIGTGRQATAQAEAVCAVRPIKRVNVSGRDPARAAAFAERLRRLLQIDVVVASDARAAVEDADVVGTITRSSTPVIAASWLKPGAHVNAAGANTSDRREIDPATLKRAAVLVTDDRAQARVEAAELMDLHAAGEMSWNDVVELGDLLSSPVCWTRRSADDVTVFKSLGIAFEDVAYANHLYLRGLAAGLWRAEDFRTT; this comes from the coding sequence ATGACAATGCCGCTGTTTCTCGACGAGGCTGCCATCGCGCCATTGATCGACATGGCCGACGCCGTCGATTGTCTGGAACAGGCGTTCAAACGCTGGCGCGATCCGGGGGTCGTCAACATGGTCCGGTCCCGCGCGCGGCCGCCGCACGGCGTGCTCAATCTGATGGGCGCAGTCGACGGGCCTGCGGGGGTGTACGGCTACAAGTCGTATTTCGCCGCGGCGGCATCGGTGCGCTTCCACATCGCGCTGCATTCCGTGGCGGACGGCCGCCTGCTCGTCCTGATGGAATCCTCGCTGTTCAGCCAGGTTCGCACCGGCGCCGCCAGTGGACTCGCGACAAAACTCCTTGCGCGCCCGAACGCTTCCACGCTTGCACTGATCGGGACAGGACGTCAGGCGACGGCGCAGGCGGAAGCCGTCTGCGCCGTGCGGCCGATCAAAAGGGTCAACGTCAGTGGCCGCGATCCGGCGCGTGCTGCCGCCTTCGCCGAACGTCTTCGGCGACTGTTGCAGATCGACGTGGTCGTTGCCTCCGATGCACGCGCCGCCGTGGAAGATGCAGACGTTGTCGGCACGATCACTCGTTCCTCGACGCCGGTGATCGCGGCATCGTGGCTGAAGCCGGGTGCTCACGTGAACGCGGCCGGCGCCAACACGTCCGATCGTCGCGAGATCGATCCGGCGACGCTCAAGCGGGCGGCCGTCCTGGTGACCGACGATCGCGCGCAAGCCCGCGTTGAGGCTGCCGAACTGATGGATCTGCATGCAGCCGGCGAGATGTCCTGGAATGATGTGGTCGAGCTTGGCGACCTGCTGAGCAGCCCGGTTTGCTGGACACGCCGCTCCGCCGATGACGTCACCGTCTTCAAATCACTCGGCATCGCCTTCGAGGATGTCGCTTATGCCAACCACCTGTATCTGCGCGGCCTGGCTGCGGGCCTGTGGCGGGCGGAGGACTTCCGCACCACCTGA